The Vicia villosa cultivar HV-30 ecotype Madison, WI unplaced genomic scaffold, Vvil1.0 ctg.001162F_1_1_3, whole genome shotgun sequence DNA window GTACATGGCATTTCTAAGATTGTGAAGCATGAGAAGTCATGTGGGATATACATGAAAGGCGAGAAACCTAAATTTCCATTTGCACCAGAAGTGGCCCCAAGAGAAAAGCATGCTTTAGGAGTAATGCATTCTGATGTATGTGGACCATTTGAAGTaacttcacttggaggaaacaaGTATTTTGTGtcgtttgtggatgagttcacaagaatgacatgGGTAGCACTCATCGAGTTTAAGCACGAGTGTTTGCTGGGTTTCAGAATTTCAAGGTGAAGGTTGAAAAACAGAGTCGTCAGAAGTTAAAAGCTCTTAGAACTGGCGGTGGAGGTGAGTAAAACTCTAAGAGTTCAAGAAGTTGTGTGAGGATAATGGAACTGAGCATGAGGTGACTGCTCCATACACTCCTTAACACAATCATCTTGCTAAAAGAAGAAATAGAAATTTGCTTAATATGACAAGGAACATGTTGAAAAAGAAGAATTTGCTACGCACTTTATGGGGAGAAGTTGTTGCCACTGcaacatatgtgctcaacaggtgtccaacgaagaacCTGAAGAAAACAGTTCCTTTTGAGAAATATACTAGAGATAAGCAAAGTGTGAGTCATTTCAGGGTATTTGGTTCAGTTTGTTACAAACATGTTCCATGTTCTACTAGAAAGAAGAtgggatgatagaagcaaagtaaTGTTGCTGATTAGGTACCACAGTGCATGTGCTTATAAGATTTATTGTCCAGTCACTAACAAGGTTGAAGTCACCAGAGACGTCGTTGTGAAAGAGTCAGAAGCATGGGATTGGAGCAAGTCTCATTCCAACTCGAAGATACTTTTGAAGATGCATTTTTCATTGATTAACGTAGTGTTCACACCTGAGTTAACTTATGAAGATACTTTTGAATCTGAAGGGAATTTTGCCTCTAAAGATGAGCCAGAGTTAGAAGATGACTCTGAAGCTGAAGTCGAGTCTAATTCTGAAaggagactctgaagatgagtcagaagcTGGAGGTGATTCTGAAGGTGAATCTGATTCTAATCCAGATTATGATGATGATCCAGACTCTGGTGATCAAGCCTCTGAAGGGGGCCAAGCGTCTGAAGGTGGAACTTCAAGTGGTCCAACTTCTAAAGGTAATTCAACATCTAATATTGttccaaaatttgaagaagattctaaacaAGTTCAGAGGCCACAAAGAAATAGAAAATAACAAGAAGATTTGAGAGTTTGACATGTTGCAATATACTGAgatagactctgaaggagaagtcATTCAGTGTgtcatgttagtagattctgaaccagttagTACTGAAGAAGCTTTCAAGAAGAAAGTGTGGTTGAAAGCCAGGAAATAAGAACTTGAGGATAtaaaaagaaacaagacttgggagTTCATTGAGCTTCCAAaggagaagaaagccatcagtgtCAGATTGGTTTTCAAGATAAATCTAAAGCCAGATGGATCAATTGGAAAATACAAAACAAGATTAGTTGCTAGAGGATTTCTACaaaaatatggtttagactactttgaagtgtttgctcctgtagctagacatgaaacaatcataTTGCTCTTCTTTGACTTTGCCCACAGGAGTGAGATTTACCCCGGTGAGCAAATTTTTTTTGTTCTGACTtcctctttcttctcttctttgaCTTCTGTCTTTTCTACTGCGAGGTGTTGTTGATGGACTGGATACAAGGCTTGAAGCTTTTTTAGAGTTTAGTTTTTGATGTTCTTTAGTGTGAAGAGAAATAACTTTTTTGGTTTTTGAATTTGTAAATTGTGAATGAAAAAATTGGTGTAGAAAGGGAGATTATTTATAGATGTGAAAAAACTAGGTTAAAagacaaaaaaagaagaaaataaaattaaataatacctGGATGAGAGAATCAtactaaatatattttttcttggTCTGCAAGCTGACAAATTTGAACCAATCAGAAGTAGTATGACAAGGCATAACCAATCAAAAGCAAGAATGACAAAAACAAGATTAGTTGCTAAAGGATTTCTACaaaaatatggtttagactacttTGAAGTGTTTGCTCTTGTAGCTAGACATTAAACAATCAGATTGCTCTTCTTTGACTTTGCCCACAGGAGTGGGATTTACCTCGGTGAGCAAATTTATTTTGTTCTGACTtcctctttcttctcttctttgaCTTCTGTCTTTTCTACTGCGAGGTGTTGTTGATGGACTGGATGCAAGGCTTGAAGCTTTTTTAGAGTTTAGTTTTTGTTGCTCTTTAGTGTGAAGGGAAACAACTTTTTGGTTTTTGAATTTGTAAATTGTGAATGAAAAAATTGGTTTAGAAAGGGAGATTATTTATAGATGTGAAAAAACTAGGttaaaagacaaaaaaaagaagaaaataaaattaaataatacctGGATGAGAGAATCATACTaaatattgtttaattttttcTTGGCCTGCAAGTTGACAAATTTGAACCAATCAGAAGTAGTATGACAAGATATAACCAATCAAAAGCAAGAATGACAAAAAACTGACAAATTAGAAAATGTGAATGACAAATTAAGAGAGACACTctagtttttatatttttaaattaaaatcaaatgaaaCCAAACTAATTGAAAACTAAATTTGAAGTAAATTAatatttgactttttgttgaatttttaataataacaagaataaAAAAGAAGATAGTGTGACTCAATTATCAAACCAGCGACCTTGCACTTTTAAGTTATTGAACACTCTCTTCACTATCAAATGAGTTATTTCATTCATTCGAAATAAAATGCGATAAAAACTCATATAATAGTAAAAATGCccggacaaatttggggtatggcAAGTACATCATTCATTATCGTGACCCAACGAACATATTTAACTGCTTGAGAATAACAAGTAGAAATATATGTGCCAGATAGAGTAGCAGTAAGAGAAATAGGCCTATATTTATACCTATCAGATGGGTGAGACACTCGTTGTGAGCATCGCAGAGGTACTGGTGCATGCTTTGGTGACGAATCACGATGGGAAGGGACATAGTAAGAGTATGTCTAACATAAAGTTGACTTGATTTAAATCATTTTACAGGAGGGGAATCATTAGGATATTAACAAGAATAATATAGCCAACAGAGGAAGGTTTAGAACTTGGAAAAAAATTGATCAAAGAAAACAATATTCCTAAATATGCGTAAGTGATGAGATGTGAGATCACAACACAAGAACTCTTTATAAGTGGTACTATAATCCAAAAATGCACACATAAGTGATTTTTCATAAAGTTTGTTTAGCGTAGGAAGTGAAAGATGAAGAAAACATACATAACAAAATGGATGAATATTAGTATAATCAGGCTGTGCAAGAAAGAGACGAGAATAGGGAGAATGACAGATGTGGAAAAACCTTTAACTCAATATTAGGGAGGCATAGAGGCCGCAAGAAGCAAGGAACGTGCAACGTCAAATAAATATCAATTTTTGCATTCTACGAAGCCATTTTGTTGAGGCATATAGGGACATAAACACTGAGACATGATATCTTTTTGTTGCAAAAATCCTTGAAAAGCATAAGAAATATACTCCCCGTCAGAGTCTGTGCGTAAGATATTAATGATGGTGTGAAAATGATTTTCAATATAagccaaaaaaaattaaacattgcAAAAACTTCAGCTTTAGAACGAAGAAAATAAGCTAGGTAAAATTGCTAAAGTCATCAATAAACGTCTCAAAGTATTTATATTTGGCATGAGATAGAACCTAAGACATTCCCCAAATATCACTAtgaataatttcaaaatatatttcaacGCGATGagcatgaagatgaaaagaattttttttgcttttggcAAGTTCACACAGAACAATTAAAACTTTGAGTCGACAAAGATATTCTTATTGTTACTAGTATGAATAAGAACACATtctaaattacaaaaaaaaattatgcttTAAGTgctaaacaaaaaaaatgtatTGACGGTATAATCAAGCAAAATTGCAAGTTTATTGCTACCATGAGGATAAACAACACATTTCAAATTCAAGATTTCAGTTCCAAGTCTGGAATCTTCTATTTGTAACATTGAGATAGATTATAAACTTGTTAAGCTCTTGCAATTAAGATTGAGAAATATCTTTGACAAATCATTAAAGGATATTATGAATGATGACAAGATTGCATTTGAGCAAATATTTGGAGGAAAAGTTAATGTTTTTGGTGGTGATTACAGAAAAATCCTACAAGCAATTTCGAGAGGAATTAGATCTGGTATTGTCCATGTAACAATAAATGCTACATATATTTGAGATCAAATGCATTGTTGTTACCCTAACACAAAATATGTGGCTACAAAGTGACTGAAGTTCACTCACTTTAGAAGAAATTTGAATTTTCTCTTAGTGGATTTTAAAGATAGATAATGGAAAAAATGTTAgaatcaaatgatggatatgttAATACTAGTATTTTTGAGAAGTTATTGTTATGATTTTATTGAGGTTATTGTTTCaagtacttatcaaaatctcctTCAAAACTACATAAATCATCAATTCCTTCAAAATAGAGCTATTTTGACATCAACCATTGAGATTGTGTATAGTATGATATAAATGATTATACTACACAATTTCTTCTTGGTAAAGGAATTTTTTAGTTGTGATTCCATTAATAGATTAGAAATAAATGATAATGATGTTTTTGAACAACTGACACTAAATTCTTGAGTTATCTAAAAAATTCAAGTTTGTTAAACCACTCTATCAAGTTAAAGATTGTCACAACTATTATGTTGTTAAGAAATTTTGATCAATAAGAAGGACTATACAATGGATGGTAGTAGGTTGACTTTTATTAGACTTGCAAACCATGTGATTGAAACAAAGATCATTTTAGGTAAAATATTAGAAACATCATTTATATATCAAAATGTCTGTCACTTTCTCAATCTCATTAGCCATTTTAACTTAGCATAATGCAATTCTCAATTATTGTCTTGTTTGCTATGACAATGAGTCAAGAGTAAAATTGGCCTGAAAATTTTAATTCACAACTAAAATAACAATTTAAGTCAAACTGTTATCTTCAAGAAAATTGTTTTATATGTTAACTACTTCCAATTTGCATAAAGAAAACTTTTTGTTCGCCCTTAACAGGCTATTCCCATGTTTcaatatacattttttaaaaacGTGTACATCTAACACTTTCTAAAAAATCATTGCTATTTATATGTATTATATATTGGACTTAAATTTTGGTAATACATTTTTGTTTAAGTCAACATTATCAAACAATCTTAATCGATGATCTTTTCCATGCGAATGTACCAATTTTTACTAACATTTATTTCTTCTGTGCCATACCATAATAAGTGACTTATCAcaccatttcacacagattaagaaaattgTAAAAAAGTAAGAGAGAATATTGTTTTTACTATAATACCCTTATCATGTATTGGGAATGGTgaacttttaattaattataggataaaattggaaaaagtgtattgaaaattgaaatgggtcACTCATTTTAGGACATCATATTACTCCAAATAGGTCACTCATTataggacggagggagtatttagtATCAATAAATTTAAAGGGTCTTtaatcactagtacaaaaatgttaatttacacccattttttattaaatttacacccattatttttaataaaaatcgggtgtatatccacagggtgagaaatgtctaacgcatttacacccgtttaaaaAACGCGTGTAAATACATTCGTAATTActccctattttaaaaatatcgggtgtaaatacgttctacgttacaccctattttaacaaaaatcgggtgtaatttggcgtaattacgtttttaattacaccctgttttaataaaaatcgggtgtaattacgtttttaattacaccctattttaataaaaatcgggtgtaattaagtttttaattacaccctgttttaataaaaatcgggtgtaattgggcgtaattacgtttttaattacaccctgctttaataaaaatcgggtgtaattgggcgtaattatgttttaattacaccttgttttaataaaaatcgggtgtaattgggcgtaattacgtttaaTTACACCCAGTTTTAATAGAAATTGGGTGtagatacgttcttaattacaccctattttaataaaaatcaggcgTAAATACGctatttatgaatgaacaattatattatatttaaatctatttacaccctatttcatatacaccatttagttatatttcatgtacaatcataatatttcaaatactataaaatcacacacataaaaatcatattttaactaaatcataatatttttaatattaaccaaaaagtatacaaaatcatgtatagtcataatatttcaagtactatatatcatacacataaaaatcatattttaagtcataacactttcttcatatataagttttcttcttcttctttggcttttgttttggcaACATTTCTATGTCTTTATCCTCTTCAACCATTTGCATCACCGTGAAGAAGTTTCAGTATCTGCATTATTGAAGAAACTTGATTAATAACCCAAAGGACGCAGTGTGAGACAAAACAGAAGGGAATGAATTTGCATAGACAAAGGACTTACAACTCGGATTTGAGGTCGCAATCTAGGAACCCGTCTAATACAAAGAGTAGCAGTTAAAACCATTCTCTTGAGCTGACAATCGTTGTATTCACTGCCAAGGCTTGGGTCAAGCAACTGGGAAATCTTCCCACTTTTCAAGATTGATGTTGCCTGAAATTGGATGTGGCCATTAGTCATATTGACTTCCAACTCTTAGGATCCAATACTAGTGGAATGCTGAGTTCTAATATTAGCACATGCTTTATTTAAATACATACAATGTTGTAACTATCTTAGATGCTGAACTCATAAgactattaaaaaaaacttaccCACATAACAAGGCTCTCCTGGCCCTTTGGAGATTCGTTGTTAATGGGTTTCCTATTGAATAGAAGCTCAAGGAGTACAACACCAAAAGCATATACATCAATTTTGTCGGTAACTCTACCGTGCATAAAATATTCAGGAGCTAGGTACCTGACAGATAAAACCTTTTCAGACCAAATCAAATAAAGATAAACAAGCCATGGAAGATAGAAAAAGGAATGCTACTCACCCAAATGTTCCAGCAACATCAGTACAAATAATATGAGAAGAAGAACCCCAACTAGCCAGTCCAAAATCTGAGAGCTGAAGAAATAAACATGTGGCTTAGAGGAAGGGTATTCATTCTGTTTCAATTTCTCCTGCAGTGATGCCATTGCCCGTTTTGTACACTCAAATGTTCCAAACTCAATGGCCTGCGTTGGAACTATTCGAATCATATTGATCATGTTTCCGGCCCACGATCCTTGCCATCCCTGCTACTCTACAACCTGAAAGAAACTACCAGTGATATTGTTCGACCCAATACCAACTACCATTCTTGTCCTGCACGTTGAAATAATGCAAAACATTTTATTAACACATAGTAATTAGCAATAATGTATGTTTAAGTGAAGAactcagaaaacctaactcataTCCCTTGTAAATACAATTCTTAAATTTCCTATACATAACACTCCAATCACGCTGGTGGTCTTCTGCTAACAATTTCCTTGGTAACAAATCTGCCCAAGCTGAATCATCATTTGGTGTTACATGATAATGAGACATCACTTTAACATCATTCATGTCATAAATTTTAGGAAGGAACTGAGGAAGACACACCGTTATTCATTTTGGAGCCATTGAAAGGCGGATTCTACTCAGTTGAGTTCAGTTAAACAATCCCTCATTTACAAGCTTTCTTTATTTCTATTTCAGTCTCAAGTAGTAAGAAACTACCAAGTTCGATGGAAATTCCAAGTAAAGAACTAAATTCAAAGGAGGAagcaaataaatattataattcagGTCCACCACTATCTCCTGTTGACAGAGTTTAAAGTGAATGTTTTTTTACCATCATAGCTATCTATctatcatatatatattagtaACTGAGGCCAGTAAGTGGATGCATTGTGAAATATTCCTATAATTActtccttttttcttttatagTGATTCCATAGTCCTTGTCACATTGTATTATTACTATATTAATAATTGTACAAAGGAACCAAGTACTGCACAAATACTATCATTTTACAAgacaaaaatgaatgaataaaactAGTATTGTTTTATCTAATACACTAACTGTTCACCGAGAAACTGAATAATTGAAATCTATGTAGCACTGACACCTCTGAAAAGTGGTGTGACCCTATCGGTGTCAGACACTAACATCTACACCGATGTTTATGATTAcctttagtttatttatttatcaatcgAGTCGGTGTCAATGTTGGTGACATGTAAATAATTAATCGAAGTATTTGAAGTCACTTTAGAAGGTACTTCACTTATTATATTTAATGGAGATTCTTAATGATAAGGAATATATGatcaaaaaatgaaagaatttGGATGCTCTTAGCTTTTTCTTTCCAGCTTCTGTGATGCAATAGTGTCAACCATTAATTCATATTTTTCTCGATTATGTACTCTTTCTTTTCCAGCTATGTGACAATCAATGATTAAAATAAGAGAGGGTTGAACTAAAGAGCATGAGAGATGAGAGGGGTCTAAATCCCAATTTTAATCATGAAAATTCATATATGTTCTTTTATTTAGAACATACAACAGAAAATCAGACCATATAGAAACTAAATCAGTTGAATCTAAAGAGACATATATAATCACACAGATTGAAGCTTGTATCCTACCAACTTTAAAATTCAATTAGTTGAATCTAACCTGGATGCTGGAGTTGAATCAATTAGAAGTTTGTCCAGTGAATCTGGGATGTATAGCCTGTATAGAAACAAGAATAAATTCCAAGATTATTTATGGGACTCAGTTGTgaacatatatttaataaaatattaaaatttgcaaatcATACAAATGCTTATGTATAGACCGAAAACAGGAACAAAATGCACCCTACCAACACTAGATCCCTTATAATAGACTAAAATCCATCCCAAAGACTAGTAATTAGAAAAGGAATTCCAGCAAAATGAAAAGTCAAAATGACAGGGAAATAACTCAAGCAAAACATTAAGATGCTCCAACAATTGTCAACCTTAAAAAGTGTGAAATTGCTAATGCTAGCAAGCACATAACTCACTTTAAGATACAAAAAATTCTGCTAAGTAGAATCAAATTGAAAGAAACTAATACTTTAATTTCATCTCTATAATTTTCATGACAATGAATGTGGCTAAACCTATTTCATTTGCAAATTGGAAGAAGATGATTTTGTACCAAGTTGTCTAAGAAAGCTATCAGGGGTATCAGGAATCCAATATACCAGCATCAAGTAATCTAGTCGACACGAACAAAGCCGAGATGAGAATAACTCACCTCTATCCCACCAATGCAAAATAGAACCACCAGAACTTCAACAAATCAGAACGACATTAGTTTGTACAGCATAACCAAGAAACAAGAAGCAAGCACAACGAATAAAATCGCTGCTGTGGTACTGATTTCCACGTAACCACGAGAACCAACACTTTCTGCAGTATATTCTTCTGAAGCATCTTGCAAGCTCAAAAGTCATCCATATATCAGTAACCGAATTAACGAATTCATAAATATGAGCACAAATATTCCTTTACAGAGAAAACTCGGTAACCTTTAAAAGCTTGTCTTGCTCAATAACAGCTTCTCTCGCAGTCCAAGCAGACCAATAAGAAGCACATAAAATGGTACCAACAGCCATAAGCCATAGAAACACTTCCGCAACATCAACCAATGGACGCAATGGAGAATATAACTGTATGGCCACTTAAGTGCAAGAAGTGTACATGCAATAGCACAAAGACTATATATATCAGATATCGAAACGTAAAGTAGatatttcaataattaaattGTTCCACGTCAAAGAAAAACAGCAACTAATTATAACATAAGCTACACTTCCAAGAAAGTCGACATACCCATCAATTTATTGTGTATGTGTCTTTCCAAGTTTAATCCAGCATCTTGTGGAAGCATAACAGCAGGAATTCCAATATCCACATCAGTTTCATTTACCTCACAAACCATCTTGAAAAGTTCTGTACGATTGTTTATAATGATAATGGCTGAAGCACCGGCTTCATCAGCTATATTTGCCTTGGTTGTGAAGCTACATTTTCCTCGGTGCACCAAAATGATCTCACTAGTGAAGCACTACTCCGGATAATCATTACTTGTGAAGCATGTAAACTTTCTGGTATATATTGTGTATTATTTCATCTGAAAGCTAACATTAGTTATAACTTATAAGTGCTCTCATAAAATTAATTTGAAGAAAAGTTGCAACATCTTGAAATTTACAGCCATGTGTTATGGATTAGAATCCATATCTGTTGATTTATATACTTAAAAGCAACATAGTTACATAGTCAAGAAGTGAAGATCCATTATATGAACACATGAAACAAAAAGAGAGTAAAAGAAACTACACAAACTATTTAACCTACCGTTATGCTATATAATTTGTAAAGGACGTCATTCATTCCTCCAGTTTCCTCATTCAGTGAATCATAGTGTCTATGTACAGTGTACTTTGCTATTACATTCATCACTCTACTGTAAAAGTAATCAACCATCCATGTCAACATTTTTAGAGCTTGAGGATTCCCAGCTTTAACATGTTGATCCAATAAAACATCCATGATCTGTCAAAGTCGAGTAATCGAGATCACAATATTAAGGCCAAAATCACTTACACTAGTCAAAACATAGTTTTTCTTATACCTTGTGAATGGTGTAATAGGGAGCCCAAACAAATTGAACAACTTCAAATCGATCAAAAAACTCATCAGGAAATGAAGATAGATAGCCTGTTCCGATTTTCTCCTGACAAGCTGATAGACCGGTAACAAGAGCCGACATTTTCTCCTTCAGACTATCGTTTTTTGTGCTCGCCCACATTAGAGCCGATGCACTCAAGTAATGCCCttcgattataaaaaaaaaacaacaataaattAACCTTCAAAAGTAAATTCCAGAAGCTAAAATAAAATTTACCAACAAAATGTCCTCTGAGTTCCTCATCAAAAGTCTCCCATCCACCATACAGTTTACCCGGAGTCGGTAATCCAGCCGTCTTCCTGAAGCTCCAAATCAACCTATCAACATCCAACATCAACAAATACTCCAAATTAGGAACTTCCTTGAGAAATCCAACAGGTGGCTTAAACACACCCAAATTCTTAATATTCCTATACATAACACTCCAACCACATTGATGTTCTTCTGATAAGAACTTCCTTGGTAACAAGTCCGCCCAAGCTGAATCATCAGTCGGTGTTACATGATAATGAGCcatcacttctttcttccatgtCTCATTCTTTGATACCCCTAATTCATATCGCAACGTATGCGATTGAGTCGGAGTGTTCGTGCATTCTCTTCCAAAAGCACAACCACACAGCATAAAGGCCACAAAAGCATACACAAGAGCATCCATCTTTCTGAAAATTTCACAgtcaaaataaaaattgattaactTATTTCACCTTAACTACTACTAGAATAAGCAATTGTGAAAACAGCTTATCGTAATAAGCACTTATGCTATAAATTACAGCTTATCGTAAAAAGGAAAACAATAATACTGTAGAATATAGACTTTGAAAATTGAAACTCACGTGTATGACAAATTTCAAAGTCAAAACTACGACCCCTAATTCTATAATCAGAATCTcgaacaaaatcaaaatcaaacacaTACCCGACGCTTGCCAGCTTCCAGATGCTCTTGCTTCCGAGACGAAGCAGAGTTGTTCGGCAGCACCTGAGCCGACGCCATAGAACAACAGCAAACGATCTAGAACAGAATTTCAAAATCTACAAAATTCAAAATCTCACGAATCAACAACATCCACGTTGCAATGAATTTCAATCGAACAACCTCAAACCTAAAAATTCGAACAGAATTTCCCAGATCGAAGAAAATTTGAGAACGAAAACGAAGATTGAaccaatttgattttattttaaacaaaaaaatgaaaaatgaaaattgatATGTTAATTCATCGTCGTTTTGGATACCTCTGATTAGGTGTGCAATGGTTTTAGATGCTTCCTCCATTTTTATGTGCTAGATTGTTCACAGAGCTGAAAAATGGGTTTGGTTAAATGTGCCATGGGTTGGTGAAAGAGTTTTAGTATATTTTATTCATCTAAAAATTTAAACCCattaaccaatcgttagttggtccagtggtgattggcgctggacttggtagggagaatcaCGGTTCGATCCTcggcaactgcgatcgggagggggatggaaccacttgatgccagaactcgcccccgaaccggactaaaccggtggtataaagccaaaaaaaaaaatttaaacccaTTGATATACACTCATTAATTTGATAATATTCATAATACTCACAATATTTACTTAACTggttattaagaataatattttgagttataaaaataaatattttttttaagtctATTTAAATTTACGCCCGATTTTTAATTTAATGGGAGTAATtgagatttaaatataataatagttttaatttacacccgttttttaaaaatagggtgtatattTTCACATGATTAATCATAAATttacactttatttacaaaaatgcCACCAAGtttcttatttacacccgtttttagtatatcgggtgtaaattttaaaattatattgttcatTTTGAACTAGTGAATGTAAATTGTATCATATAGTTTGACTAATTCAGGGTATCAGAATCTAAATTCAAGAGTAGCATATGATGGTTTTAAAAGGAGGAAAGTAAAGAAGGGTTTCGAAGGCTTGATTTGGTTAACGGTGTGTTGGGTCATTTGGAACAAGTGAAATGCAACGATTTTTAGGAATGAGAAGT harbors:
- the LOC131633672 gene encoding uncharacterized protein LOC131633672 — encoded protein: MASAQVLPNNSASSRKQEHLEAGKRRYYCFPFYDKLKMDALVYAFVAFMLCGCAFGRECTNTPTQSHTLRYELGVSKNETWKKEVMAHYHVTPTDDSAWADLLPRKFLSEEHQCGWSVMYRNIKNLGVFKPPVGFLKEVPNLEYLLMLDVDRLIWSFRKTAGLPTPGKLYGGWETFDEELRGHFVGHYLSASALMWASTKNDSLKEKMSALVTGLSACQEKIGTGYLSSFPDEFFDRFEVVQFVWAPYYTIHKIMDVLLDQHVKAGNPQALKMLTWMVDYFYSRVMNVIAKYTVHRHYDSLNEETGGMNDVLYKLYSITCFTSEIILVHRGKCSFTTKANIADEAGASAIIIINNRTELFKMVCEVNETDVDIGIPAVMLPQDAGLNLERHIHNKLMVAIQLYSPLRPLVDVAEVFLWLMAVGTILCASYWSAWTAREAVIEQDKLLKVTEFSL